The following proteins are co-located in the Hyalangium minutum genome:
- a CDS encoding alpha/beta fold hydrolase, with amino-acid sequence MLEATSSARPRFVPEPEEIQPGYELALEERRVRGAPVRLFTFPGGSEDVSRTVVCLPGLGASGRSFAPMAPLAEELRLQLWTPTLRTPMTHTPLQWNVASLAHPDARLPERFALLGSSFGSLVALAFTLAYPERVKALVLVSPVASVHRVRRWALSLSTLVRMPKPFAYLFAPTVARVLGGRELPPEGRAEIVREARRISPMELLRRLRDVLDADFLGALEQVKVPTLLIHGARDHLVPLRYARDVARRIPGARLEVLRKASHLPYMSHAQSFNAFAGDFLLQHLS; translated from the coding sequence ATGCTTGAGGCCACGAGCTCCGCACGGCCCCGGTTCGTCCCGGAGCCTGAAGAGATTCAGCCGGGCTATGAGCTCGCGCTCGAGGAGCGCAGGGTGCGAGGGGCGCCGGTGCGCCTCTTCACCTTCCCGGGCGGCAGTGAGGATGTCTCGCGCACCGTGGTGTGCCTGCCAGGGCTGGGGGCCTCGGGACGCTCCTTCGCGCCCATGGCGCCGCTGGCCGAGGAGCTGCGGCTCCAGCTGTGGACGCCCACGCTGCGCACGCCGATGACGCACACGCCGCTGCAGTGGAACGTGGCGTCGCTGGCGCACCCGGACGCGCGGCTGCCCGAGCGCTTCGCGCTGCTGGGCTCGTCCTTTGGCAGCCTCGTGGCCCTGGCGTTCACGCTGGCCTACCCGGAGCGCGTGAAGGCGCTGGTCCTGGTGTCACCGGTGGCCAGCGTGCACCGCGTGCGGCGCTGGGCGCTGAGCCTCTCCACGCTGGTGCGCATGCCCAAGCCCTTCGCCTATCTCTTCGCGCCCACGGTGGCGCGGGTGCTCGGAGGCAGAGAGCTGCCCCCCGAGGGCCGCGCGGAGATCGTCCGCGAGGCGCGCCGCATCTCTCCGATGGAGCTGCTGCGCCGGCTGCGGGACGTGCTGGACGCGGACTTCCTGGGCGCGCTGGAGCAGGTGAAGGTGCCCACGCTGCTCATCCATGGCGCGAGAGACCACCTGGTGCCGCTCCGCTACGCGAGGGACGTGGCCCGCCGCATCCCCGGCGCTCGGCTGGAGGTGCTCCGCAAGGCCAGCCACCTGCCGTACATGAGCCACGCGCAATCCTTCAATGCCTTTGCCGGTGACTTCCTGCTGCAACACCTGTCCTGA
- a CDS encoding lysophospholipid acyltransferase family protein encodes METLFTTARRAVFRLAEVGARASALYHRARLLGAEHLPSRGPVLLVGNHGVWGYETPAFFHLLHQATGRYPLGLAERGFFRIPLIRTVLPWLGGVEGTRENALESLRQGHLVVCYPGGAWETFKRSEGRYTLRWERTLGFVRLAARAGVPIVPFAGFGVDDTFFYPSDEERWCVRISEQEKYRMPVVMGLGPLPLPVRITFAVGEPHEPPPENAPEHRLQDFRDLVAASVRRLLLRACHA; translated from the coding sequence GTGGAGACCTTGTTCACCACCGCGCGTCGCGCTGTGTTCCGTCTGGCCGAGGTGGGCGCCAGGGCGTCGGCCCTCTACCACCGCGCCCGGCTGTTGGGTGCCGAGCACCTCCCTTCCCGGGGACCGGTCCTCCTGGTGGGCAACCATGGCGTCTGGGGCTACGAGACGCCGGCCTTCTTCCATCTGCTCCACCAGGCCACGGGCCGCTATCCGCTGGGGCTGGCCGAGCGCGGCTTCTTCCGCATCCCGCTGATCCGCACGGTGCTGCCCTGGCTGGGCGGCGTGGAGGGCACGCGGGAGAATGCGCTCGAGTCGCTGCGCCAGGGGCACCTGGTGGTCTGCTACCCCGGGGGTGCCTGGGAGACCTTCAAGCGCTCGGAGGGGCGCTACACGCTGCGCTGGGAGCGGACGCTGGGCTTCGTGCGGCTGGCGGCGCGGGCCGGGGTGCCCATCGTCCCGTTTGCGGGCTTTGGCGTGGATGACACCTTCTTCTATCCCTCGGACGAGGAGCGCTGGTGCGTGCGCATCTCCGAGCAGGAGAAGTACCGCATGCCGGTGGTGATGGGCTTGGGGCCATTGCCGCTGCCGGTGCGCATCACCTTCGCGGTGGGCGAGCCGCACGAGCCGCCGCCCGAGAATGCGCCCGAGCACCGCCTGCAGGACTTCAGGGACTTGGTGGCCGCCAGCGTGCGCAGGCTCTTGCTGCGAGCGTGTCATGCTTGA
- a CDS encoding proline dehydrogenase family protein translates to MTAATTLSRSALLFLSRRDGLKEVATRVGPLRELARRFIAGETLEEAVEAVKELNAQGLMASFDHLNEAVRNEAETQEEVREYRRLLARVDALEVKANVSLKLTQCGLLFDPALALKNARTIVKEAAARGSFVRVDMEQSAVTQATLDTVRQLHSEFGEERVGAVLQSYLRRTETDARALCAERVRIRLCKGAYLEGPEVAYQDKKDVDAHFVRVMRVLLDSGVYHGIATHDERMIDATLDHAAKQRLPKSAFEFQMLYGIRRDLQVRLAKAGFPVRIYVPYGRFWYPYFMRRLAERPANLWFVVKNLMKG, encoded by the coding sequence ATGACTGCTGCCACGACTCTGTCCCGCTCTGCCCTGCTGTTCCTCTCTCGCCGCGACGGCTTGAAAGAGGTCGCTACACGTGTCGGTCCCCTGCGCGAGCTGGCCCGCCGCTTCATCGCCGGGGAGACGCTGGAAGAGGCCGTGGAGGCGGTGAAGGAGCTCAACGCCCAGGGGCTGATGGCCAGCTTCGACCACCTCAATGAAGCGGTGCGCAACGAGGCGGAGACCCAGGAGGAGGTGCGCGAGTACCGCCGGCTCCTGGCGCGCGTGGACGCCCTCGAGGTGAAGGCCAATGTGTCTCTGAAGCTGACGCAGTGCGGGCTGCTGTTCGACCCGGCGCTGGCGCTGAAGAACGCCCGGACCATCGTCAAGGAGGCGGCGGCGCGCGGCTCCTTCGTGCGGGTGGACATGGAGCAGAGCGCGGTGACACAGGCCACGCTCGACACGGTGCGCCAGCTTCACTCCGAATTCGGGGAGGAGCGGGTGGGCGCGGTGCTGCAGAGCTACCTGCGGCGCACGGAGACGGACGCACGGGCCCTGTGCGCCGAGCGCGTGCGCATCCGCCTGTGCAAGGGCGCGTACCTGGAGGGCCCGGAGGTGGCGTACCAGGACAAGAAGGACGTGGACGCCCACTTCGTCCGGGTGATGCGCGTGCTGCTCGACAGCGGCGTGTACCACGGTATCGCCACGCACGATGAGCGGATGATCGACGCCACGCTGGACCACGCGGCGAAACAGCGGCTGCCGAAGTCTGCCTTCGAGTTTCAGATGCTGTATGGCATCCGCCGGGACTTGCAGGTGCGTCTGGCGAAGGCGGGCTTTCCGGTGCGCATCTACGTGCCGTACGGGCGGTTCTGGTACCCGTACTTCATGCGACGGCTCGCCGAGCGCCCTGCCAACTTGTGGTTCGTCGTGAAGAACCTCATGAAGGGATAG
- a CDS encoding tryptophan 2,3-dioxygenase yields MSKRDMEPGILTELAGHTTYGEYLQLDRVLAAQVPRSQPPHHDEMLFIIQHQTSELWMKLLIHELTACIRYVQSDKLEPSFKIFARVGHIQRMLFEQWSVLETLTPNEYLEFRGALGAASGFQSFQYHAVEMLLGMKEAKVLGPFKHVPTQYAELERLLESPSLYDEFLRHLARMGHPIPADHAQRDWRLPYEKSEAVVEVFRRIYEDTEKHWDAYEMCEKLVDTEERFQLWRYRHMMTVMRIIGFKHGTGGSSGVPFLRRALETRFFPELWDVRTELSPHHPRRPHS; encoded by the coding sequence ATGAGCAAGCGTGACATGGAGCCAGGCATCCTCACCGAGCTGGCGGGCCATACCACTTATGGAGAGTACCTGCAGCTGGACCGGGTGCTGGCCGCCCAGGTGCCGCGCTCCCAGCCGCCTCACCATGATGAGATGCTCTTCATCATCCAGCATCAGACGAGCGAGCTGTGGATGAAGCTGCTCATCCATGAGCTGACGGCCTGCATCCGCTATGTGCAGTCGGACAAGCTGGAGCCCTCGTTCAAGATTTTCGCGCGCGTGGGCCACATCCAGCGCATGCTCTTCGAGCAGTGGAGCGTGCTGGAGACGCTCACGCCCAATGAGTACCTGGAGTTCCGTGGCGCGCTGGGCGCGGCCTCGGGCTTCCAGAGCTTCCAGTACCACGCGGTGGAGATGCTGCTGGGCATGAAGGAGGCCAAGGTGCTGGGCCCCTTCAAGCACGTGCCCACCCAGTACGCGGAGCTGGAGCGGCTCTTGGAGTCTCCCAGCCTGTATGACGAGTTCCTCCGCCACCTGGCCCGCATGGGCCACCCCATCCCCGCGGACCACGCGCAGCGCGACTGGCGCCTGCCCTACGAGAAGAGCGAGGCGGTGGTGGAGGTGTTCCGCCGCATCTACGAGGACACCGAGAAGCACTGGGATGCGTATGAGATGTGCGAGAAGCTGGTGGACACCGAGGAGCGCTTTCAGCTCTGGCGCTACCGCCACATGATGACGGTGATGCGCATCATCGGCTTCAAGCACGGCACGGGCGGCTCCTCGGGCGTGCCCTTCCTGCGCCGGGCCCTGGAGACGCGCTTCTTCCCGGAGCTGTGGGATGTGCGCACCGAGCTGTCGCCCCACCATCCCCGGCGGCCCCACAGCTAA
- a CDS encoding hemerythrin domain-containing protein codes for MGPFDILTEQHRELEERLSALDAEMDSGEAETQRERFQALADALRVHARLEERYLYPVMARVEGRVRAREEAEDHLTLRELIEELEELSPGEDEWWARFTALEDLLVAHVQEEEAEIFPRLTSALDQEEQTELSHSFLMLREELALSPRTVSGSERLFEEPRWDS; via the coding sequence ATGGGACCCTTCGACATCCTCACGGAGCAACACCGGGAGCTGGAGGAGCGCCTCTCGGCGCTCGACGCCGAGATGGATTCAGGCGAGGCCGAGACCCAAAGAGAGCGCTTTCAAGCCCTGGCGGACGCGCTCCGGGTACACGCGCGGTTGGAGGAGCGCTACCTCTATCCTGTGATGGCCCGGGTCGAGGGCCGTGTCCGGGCCCGCGAGGAGGCCGAGGATCATCTGACCCTGCGCGAGCTCATCGAAGAGCTCGAGGAGCTCTCTCCGGGAGAGGACGAGTGGTGGGCTCGCTTCACCGCGCTGGAAGATTTGCTCGTGGCCCATGTTCAGGAAGAAGAGGCGGAGATCTTCCCCCGCCTCACCTCCGCTCTGGATCAGGAGGAGCAGACCGAACTGAGTCACTCCTTTCTCATGTTGAGAGAGGAACTCGCCCTCAGTCCGAGGACCGTGTCGGGCAGCGAGCGATTGTTCGAAGAGCCGCGATGGGACAGCTAG